From Pandoraea vervacti, the proteins below share one genomic window:
- a CDS encoding isochorismatase family protein: MLGATPLDSLDPKRTALVVIDFQNEYFTGRMPIPDGALALANTQRLLALADRTGMPVFQIQHIAPGGAAVFALDGKTVDFAPGATPRARDTVLQKTSVSVFASTDLNARLKAARVDTLLIAGLMTHACVAGAARDAVPLGYRVVVASDASATRDIVRADGSRVGHAALHRAALAEIEDTFGDVMTTDRVLALPPR, from the coding sequence ATGCTGGGCGCAACGCCCCTCGACAGTCTCGACCCGAAACGCACGGCGCTCGTCGTCATCGATTTCCAGAACGAATACTTCACGGGCCGCATGCCGATTCCGGATGGCGCGCTGGCGCTCGCCAACACGCAAAGGCTGCTTGCGCTGGCCGATCGCACCGGTATGCCCGTCTTCCAGATTCAGCACATTGCACCGGGTGGCGCCGCCGTCTTCGCGCTGGATGGCAAGACCGTCGACTTCGCACCCGGTGCGACGCCTCGCGCCCGCGACACGGTGCTACAGAAGACCTCGGTGAGCGTATTCGCCAGTACCGATCTCAACGCAAGGCTCAAGGCCGCGCGCGTCGATACGCTGCTGATCGCCGGTCTGATGACGCACGCCTGTGTCGCTGGCGCGGCACGCGACGCCGTGCCGTTGGGCTATCGCGTCGTGGTAGCATCGGACGCCTCGGCAACCCGCGACATCGTGCGCGCCGATGGCTCCCGCGTGGGTCACGCAGCTCTGCATCGCGCTGCCCTTGCGGAGATCGAAGACACCTTTGGCGACGTGATGACGACGGACCGGGTGCTTGCGCTGCCGCCGCGCTGA